A portion of the Desulfuromonadales bacterium genome contains these proteins:
- the mrcB gene encoding penicillin-binding protein 1B yields the protein MAKRRRPKKRFLISFALAGALLAAAYTVYLDFTVRARFEGKRFALPARVYARPLELYPGLQLSPAELITELALLDYREAPQPREPGTYHWSSDALDLTTRPFVFADGPQEAAALRVEFAEGQVSALIDRGDGQSLQLARLEPALIGGIYPGKNEDRVLVKLDDVPGHLVDALIAVEDRRFFSHHGIDPRGIARAVIATASGDGVQGGSTLTQQLVKNFYLTAERTLRRKFTEMVMAVLLEAHYSKEEILETYLNEVYLGQDGNRGIHGFGLAAPFFFDKPLSRLDISEAALLVGMLKGPTYFSPRSHPKRALERRNLVLAQMAETGVITEQQWRSARATSLGVVARPSRGTSPYPAFLNLAYRQLMRDYRDEDLRSEGLQIFTTLDPRVQHSAESALSKRLARLEKNRGMKTGTLQGALLVTSTQNAEVQAVVGGRDPRFEGFNRALDAQRPIGSLIKPVVYLTALQEPQSYTLATLLDDSPLVLQQPGTDDWAPLNYDKEFHGEVSLRAALVNSYNVPTARLGLALGVPRVMANLRRLGIERELPEHASSLLGSNALSPLEVTEVYQTIAGDGFRTPLRAIRAVLTAEGEPLQSYPLNVEQEIEAAPLYLLTAAMQDVVREGTARELGAYLPADLEIAGKTGTTDDFRDSWFAGFTGDRLGVVWVGRDDNGPTGLTGASGAMTVWADMMAGLNPAPLILPEPENIERVWIDPVSGLLSDEGCRDAVELPFISGSAPTEAAPCGPRSLGGSIKGWFERTFGR from the coding sequence ATGGCTAAACGCCGGAGACCGAAAAAAAGATTTCTGATCAGCTTCGCCCTGGCAGGAGCGCTTCTCGCCGCCGCCTATACGGTCTACCTGGATTTTACCGTGCGGGCGCGGTTTGAAGGCAAACGCTTTGCCCTGCCGGCGAGGGTCTATGCCCGGCCGCTGGAGCTGTATCCGGGCCTGCAGCTGAGCCCTGCGGAATTGATCACCGAACTCGCCCTGCTCGACTACCGCGAGGCGCCCCAACCCCGGGAGCCGGGCACTTATCACTGGAGTAGCGACGCCCTCGACCTGACCACGCGCCCCTTTGTCTTCGCCGACGGCCCCCAGGAGGCGGCGGCATTGCGCGTCGAGTTCGCTGAAGGTCAGGTGAGTGCATTGATCGATCGCGGCGACGGCCAGTCGCTGCAGCTTGCGCGGCTGGAACCGGCCCTGATCGGCGGGATTTATCCCGGGAAAAACGAGGACCGGGTCCTGGTCAAGCTGGACGACGTACCCGGGCACCTGGTCGATGCCCTGATCGCCGTCGAGGACCGCCGGTTTTTTTCCCATCACGGCATCGATCCGAGGGGCATCGCCCGGGCCGTCATCGCGACGGCAAGCGGCGACGGCGTGCAGGGCGGCAGCACCCTGACCCAGCAGCTCGTCAAGAACTTCTACCTGACCGCCGAGCGAACCCTGAGGCGAAAGTTCACCGAAATGGTGATGGCAGTCCTGCTGGAGGCCCATTACAGCAAAGAGGAGATCCTCGAAACCTACCTCAATGAAGTCTACCTGGGCCAGGACGGCAACCGCGGGATTCACGGGTTCGGGCTGGCGGCTCCTTTCTTTTTCGATAAGCCCCTGAGCCGTCTCGACATCTCCGAGGCGGCCCTGCTGGTGGGCATGCTCAAGGGACCGACCTATTTCAGTCCGCGCAGCCATCCCAAACGCGCGCTGGAACGGCGGAATCTCGTTCTGGCGCAGATGGCCGAAACGGGGGTCATTACCGAACAGCAATGGCGTTCGGCCAGGGCGACATCCCTTGGTGTCGTCGCCCGGCCCTCCCGCGGCACCTCTCCGTATCCGGCTTTTCTGAACCTGGCCTATCGCCAGTTGATGCGCGACTACCGCGATGAAGACCTGCGCTCGGAAGGGCTGCAGATTTTCACCACCCTCGACCCACGGGTGCAACATTCGGCCGAAAGCGCCCTGAGCAAACGCCTGGCGCGTCTTGAAAAAAACCGGGGCATGAAGACCGGCACGCTGCAGGGGGCGCTGCTCGTCACCAGTACCCAGAATGCCGAGGTGCAGGCCGTGGTCGGGGGACGTGATCCTCGCTTCGAAGGGTTCAACAGGGCCCTCGACGCCCAGCGGCCCATCGGTTCGCTGATCAAGCCGGTCGTCTACCTTACGGCCCTGCAAGAGCCGCAGAGCTACACCCTGGCGACGCTGCTCGACGACAGCCCCCTGGTTCTGCAGCAACCCGGAACGGACGACTGGGCCCCCCTGAACTACGACAAGGAATTTCACGGCGAGGTGTCGCTGCGAGCTGCCCTGGTGAACTCGTATAACGTGCCGACGGCGAGGCTCGGCCTGGCGCTCGGCGTACCCCGGGTAATGGCGAACCTACGGAGACTCGGCATTGAGCGGGAGCTGCCGGAGCATGCATCGAGCCTCCTCGGTTCGAACGCCCTTTCCCCCCTGGAAGTTACGGAGGTCTATCAGACGATTGCCGGCGACGGCTTTCGTACCCCGCTGCGCGCGATCCGTGCCGTATTGACCGCCGAGGGCGAACCGCTGCAAAGCTATCCGCTCAACGTCGAGCAGGAAATCGAGGCGGCGCCCCTCTACCTGCTGACCGCTGCCATGCAGGATGTGGTGCGCGAGGGAACGGCGCGCGAGCTCGGCGCTTATCTGCCCGCGGACCTCGAAATTGCCGGGAAAACCGGCACCACCGACGACTTTCGCGACAGTTGGTTCGCCGGATTTACCGGCGATCGCCTGGGGGTGGTCTGGGTCGGACGCGATGACAACGGGCCGACCGGGCTGACCGGGGCCTCCGGGGCCATGACCGTCTGGGCCGACATGATGGCCGGCCTGAACCCCGCGCCGCTGATCCTGCCCGAACCGGAAAACATTGAACGGGTCTGGATCGATCCGGTGTCGGGCCTGCTCAGCGACGAGGGATGCCGGGATGCCGTCGAGCTTCCCTTCATCAGCGGCTCGGCACCGACGGAGGCCGCCCCCTGCGGGCCGCGTTCCCTGGGCGGGTCGATCAAGGGATGGTTTGAAAGGACATTCGGACGATGA
- a CDS encoding carbamoyltransferase HypF codes for ATREPFRMALSCLHHAYGNDLPPLPVVAAIPEPERRLLLQMIEKGVNSPLTSSCGRLFDAVAALCGLRDRVSYEGQAALELEMAIEGEGEAGYYPYDIEHAAAGYIFQPAATIRAIVDDLQGGVPVPAVSARFHNTLAYLVAETCLLVRADTGLARVALSGGVFQNRYLTGKCVSILKRGGFEVLTHSLVPPNDGGLALGQAVIAGWQAGER; via the coding sequence GGCGACGCGGGAGCCGTTCCGCATGGCCCTGAGCTGCCTGCACCACGCCTACGGCAACGACCTGCCGCCGCTGCCGGTGGTCGCGGCGATTCCGGAGCCGGAGCGCCGGCTGCTGCTGCAGATGATCGAGAAGGGGGTGAACAGCCCGCTCACCTCCAGTTGCGGCCGGCTTTTCGACGCCGTCGCCGCCCTCTGCGGCCTGCGCGACCGGGTCAGTTACGAGGGGCAGGCGGCGCTGGAACTGGAGATGGCGATCGAGGGGGAAGGAGAGGCGGGGTACTACCCCTACGACATCGAGCACGCGGCGGCGGGGTACATCTTCCAGCCGGCGGCCACCATCCGGGCCATTGTCGACGACCTGCAGGGAGGAGTCCCGGTTCCGGCGGTCAGCGCCCGCTTCCACAACACCCTGGCGTACCTCGTCGCCGAGACCTGCCTCCTCGTCCGCGCCGACACCGGCCTGGCCCGCGTCGCCCTCTCCGGCGGCGTTTTCCAGAACCGCTACCTGACCGGGAAGTGCGTGTCGATCCTCAAACGCGGCGGCTTCGAGGTCCTCACCCATTCCCTCGTCCCGCCCAACGACGGGGGGCTGGCCCTTGGCCAGGCGGTCATTGCCGGGTGGCAGGCAGGGGAAAGATAG